The Rufibacter sp. DG15C region ACCTGGTACTCCAAAGACGGCCTGAAATACCCTTTGTTGTAAAGACGGTTGGTCATCTGGCCCTGCACCTTGGTTGGGTCAGCCTCGCTTAAAAGCACCGGTGGCTCACCCAGGCGGGTCTTTATCCATTTGGCAATGCCTTTGTTTTCTTTATTACCGCCAAAGGCATTGTAAATCCAGAGCTTGGGACGAAGGCCAAAAAAAGAACTGTTGGGCTGGGGCCTGATGGCGGCGGCCAGTTCTCCCTCTAAGTCTTTGGTCTTGGTGTCTGGGTTGTCAGACTTGACGGTGATGTTGCCCCCAATATAGAGGTAGTCTCCCTTCGGCACGCTCTTGGTACTACTGCAACCAGAAGCGAACGTGAGTAGGAAAAGAAGCATCCCAACAACTAGGGAAGAAGCAGAGGACTTAGGTAGAGGCGCTATCATTATTTTGCTTTGCCTATGTTTTTGAAAAGGTCGGCGAGGCTGTCATACTCCCGCACAAAGAGCAGGGACAGACCCGTGCGCTGTAACTGGCCGTCTATGAAGCCCTCATAGGCATTCTCTCTGAAGGCTCGTAGGCGCAGACGGCCGTCCTGCGTGATGGTGTATTCTACAGAGACGTTGCCGGCAAAGCCGCTGGTGGTATTGCCCGCCTGGCTCTGACTACTGCCTTCCAGGTTCACGTCTGTACCAAACCGTACCGTTAAACGGTCATTGATGAGCTGTTTCTGCATGGCAATGTTCAAATCTGTGCGGGATTGGGCGTTGCCGGTAGAATAGTCATCATAAGAATTCAAGCCCAGTTCCAAGCCCAAGCCTCCCAGATATTGACCGGTTAAATTGTTGAGCTGGTCTGTGAGGACTTTGCTGGCAGAACCGCGCAAGGTGCTGTTAATACCCCCGCCGCCCGAAGACGCCAACGGATCCTGCGCCATGAACCTGCCCAATACCAAGAGAGAAAAGACCTGTTTGGTGCGCTCAGATTCCTGGGTAGGCTGACTCAACTGTTCCAGACGGGCATCTACCTCGCCGCCAAAGGCGCCTTTGCGTTTCTCATCCAGTTCAATGTTGAAGTTGATGGCCGGTTTCATGAGTTCACCGGTCAGGTTTAGCTTCACATCAAAAGGCAGTTTCTGGCGGTACTGTCCCGAGGTGGACGGGTCAATGCCCGCTACCTGGCTCTGAATCAACTCCAGTGGAGCAGCATCCACATTATATATAGCGGTAATGTCTGAGTCGGCCGTGAATGGGTCACCGGTCCATACCACCGAACTGCCGGGTTCAATCTCAAAGCGGCGTTGTACTAGTTCATAGAGGTTCAACTCATAGGCCCCCTTGGTTACTTCAAAGCGTCCGGTCAAGGTGATGTTTTCTGTGACGTCATAACCCACGTTCAGGATGGAATTCCCCTGGATGGTGAGGTTGTCACCGGCGTTCTGGTCAACTATCACCGTGATTGGCGTGGCATCTGTCACCTCTAGTGTCATGGCTAATTCCACCCCCTGCATAAACGTCTCTGCTACGTCTGCCGTGTCCAAAGCCTTGCGACGGGCTATGTAGCGGTTACGGGTGCTGTCCACGTCAATGAACTTGACAATGCCCTCACGGTCTACCCCAATGGGCTCATCTGGAATGACGTAGGTGAAGTTAGAGTTAGGCGCAATCTTGACGTTGGTGTTGATGACGGGCACGTTCATGTCGCCGGTGATGCGGGTGTCACTGTTGGCAAACACGCGGCCGTAGTACAGCGGATTGTCTGCCGCCGTGCTATTCATGACCATAAAGTTTTCTGTGATGGCCCGCAGATTAAAACGGTACGTCAGGAAGTTTGAGGTAAGAATGGCTCCGTTGATAGTAGCTTCATTGTTGAGAGAATCCAGCAGGGTAAAGTCATTGAACTGGATGCCCTGATTGTTGACGGCTAAACGCTCATCTGGAATACGGTAGGTAGAGTTTAGCATGGCCAGGTTGAATGTAGCATTCCTGAACTGCAAGTCTCCGTTTACGGTAGGCTGGTCAAAGTTTCCTCTAATGGCCACGGCGCCCAGCAGGCCGCCCGTCATGTTTTTAAGCAGTCCGTTGGTGAATGGTTGCACGCTGGCCAGGTTCAATTGGTCCAGGTTCACATCAAAGTTCATGGGCTTGCCTGCCGTGGTGAGGTAATAGCCTTGCACAGTCACGTTGTTGCCATTGCCAGTTAAGCGGCCCGTCAAGTCATAGCGGTTGGCGGTGGTATTTCTGGCTTGGAATTCTACATCGCCTACGGGAGTATTATAGTACTTAAGGCCGGTCAAGTCCAGGTCTGCGGTAAAGCTCATGTTGCCGGCAATGTCATTGAGCGTGGCCTGTCCGTTTAACTGCCCAGAAACCAGGCTGTCTGGCTGCATGGCGGCCCTAGATAAATAACCTAAGTCCAAGTTGGCCAAAGTCACGTTGAGCGGCGAATTAGGATTGGTAGGCGACTGGCTCTGCAAGGTGATGGACTGCGGGCCGTTGGACAGTTGCAAGCCATTGGCCACTACTGCGCCCGAGGCCGTGTAATAGCGCACGTAATTGCCCGGGCTCACCGTCCATTTGTCTTTGTTGAGGATTAAATCTGGACTGATGCTCATTTCCAGGGCGTTGGCTAGTTGCTTGAGTTGCACGCCAATGGCGGTTTCTTCTTCGCCGGCGGCGCTCATGTTAGCCGCGCGTGCGTTGACCAGATTGTCCTGCACATTGCCTGCCACCAAAACATTGTTCGCTTTAAAAGACGTGTCTTGTCTAATAGATTCTGCCCGAACCATGTAGTTCAACTGCTCTGGGTTGGAGTCTACCCGTAGCGTCATAGAATCCAGCCGAACCCCAGAATACCGCACGCGCGGCGCATTGGCCTGAATCTGAAGGTTGGCGGTTTGGCTATTGTAAGAACCCTGCAAGGTGTCCAAGCGCAATCGGGTTAAGCCCGGCACAAAAGCGGTGACTACCCTAGGCTTATGTAAGGCCACGCCAAAGGTAAACTGCTTGGTAGTGGCACTTGGCTTGTAGGGACCGTTGCCTATGTCATAGTATCTACTGATGTGGTTCATTAGCTCAGGTCCAATATCGCCCAACCCAATGTTACCGTCTAGATTAGCGGTGGCTACGTCTGAGATAAGGCGCATTTGCGTCGTGCCCGGCTTTTGGGTTAGGTACAGTTTAAGCGAGTCTAGTTTAAGCGGCTCATTGTTAGACACAATGGTGGCCTGGCGGGCAATGATGCTGCCATTCAGGCTATTGGCATCTGAACCGCTCAGATCTGCGACAATGTCACCGCGCAAGCGCAGGTCTTGCGGTAATAGTTTGAGCGCCTGAAAATCTATGCCTTTGACGTTGGCGTTGAATGCATAGGTAGGCTGGGCGCCGCGCAGGTTGGCCACACCATTGATGTTGAAGACCATGTTGCTGTCCTGCTTGCTCACGGCTTTGATGCCAAAGCGGTTGCGGTTGGCGTCAATGTTCAGGTCAATGCCTTTGTAAGTATAGCCGCCATAGTACAGGCTCTGCACACGTCCGTCAATTTTAGCCACCATGGTTTCTGGGGTCATGCCGGTCCCGTTGATGTTGGCGGTCAGACTGGTAGGACCTAAAGTGGTGTCGCGCATCAGTTTGCCCAAATCAAAATGCAGGAGCTGCACGGTGCCTTTCACGCGTTCCTGGCCTTTCGCGCGGCCGGGTGTCATGTCAATGTCTGCCACGGCATTCCCGAAACTGGTTCTAATGGTAGCGTCCACGTCAAAAGCGGTCATGGAGCCACTGATTCGTCCTTCCACGTCCATGGACGGCGGCAGTTGAATGTTGGCGGGTAAGGTGCCCGCAGGCAATAAGGATTTCACGTCTGCGGCGGTAGTATGCAAACGGTTCACCTGCAGGTTGGCCGTTAGGTTGTCTACGTTGGGCAGTCCCTGGATTCTGCCGCTCACGGCCAGTTGCGTGTTGCGCCATCCGCTCACCCTGAAGTTGCTTAACAAAAGATTATCCATGCGCCCATTGACCTGGCCGCTCACATACATGGTCTCACTCAAATTACCCGCCAGCGGCGGCTGGTTCACCAAGGCCGGTTGCAACAAAGCAATATCCCTAAACCCGATGTGCGTGTCCTGGAAGTTGGCACTGAGCGTGAGCTTGTTCAAGTCATCGGCGGCCGTTTTTAGGGAAGGATAGCCCACTTTGATTCTGTTGGCGATGCGACTATGGCCGGTCTCCAACAGCAGATTGGTGAGCTCGGTCTGCACCGAGTCAAACAGGATACCTGCCTTGAATTGCTTCACCACAAATCCGCTTTGCTCGCGCAGGCTGAGTTGGTCTAGTTGCGCAGTGGTGCGGTTACTGCTAAAGTACAGGTCTTGCAATTGCAGGTTCACATCCTGCGCGCGTATGTGGTTGTAGTCTACGCCTCGGGCCAGTTTGGGTGCTTCTACGTTGTCAAAGGTGGCATCTACCCCCGTGATGTCCAGGTTGTCCAGGGTCACAATCCAGTTCACCCGCTCCCCAGA contains the following coding sequences:
- a CDS encoding translocation/assembly module TamB domain-containing protein, which translates into the protein MSTHTVKHYTLKTLTVLLWIIGSLLLLVVLLLVAMQFPKVQDFATRKAENFLEGKIGTEVRIGKFRSDFRKDILLEDVYLEDQKGDTLWYSEHLAADLNILGILKSKVGLKSLELRNATAHIYRTLPDSATNFDYILKAFASPTTPADTASAGFTYDIGTLNLENIYLTYRDEVNGQNVKTRVGSLVVDMDELDLEREIYRIGDIALRNTWVDVVQTKVPPEGEQEALTMQFGMKTVTLDHVRFKYRNGVSRQYIDTNIGKGVVKAENIDLQKTRIDLASIELHNSMLAYAQNADIPTEYRVINPKEAIEAIEEAVSKSGERVNWIVTLDNLDITGVDATFDNVEAPKLARGVDYNHIRAQDVNLQLQDLYFSSNRTTAQLDQLSLREQSGFVVKQFKAGILFDSVQTELTNLLLETGHSRIANRIKVGYPSLKTAADDLNKLTLSANFQDTHIGFRDIALLQPALVNQPPLAGNLSETMYVSGQVNGRMDNLLLSNFRVSGWRNTQLAVSGRIQGLPNVDNLTANLQVNRLHTTAADVKSLLPAGTLPANIQLPPSMDVEGRISGSMTAFDVDATIRTSFGNAVADIDMTPGRAKGQERVKGTVQLLHFDLGKLMRDTTLGPTSLTANINGTGMTPETMVAKIDGRVQSLYYGGYTYKGIDLNIDANRNRFGIKAVSKQDSNMVFNINGVANLRGAQPTYAFNANVKGIDFQALKLLPQDLRLRGDIVADLSGSDANSLNGSIIARQATIVSNNEPLKLDSLKLYLTQKPGTTQMRLISDVATANLDGNIGLGDIGPELMNHISRYYDIGNGPYKPSATTKQFTFGVALHKPRVVTAFVPGLTRLRLDTLQGSYNSQTANLQIQANAPRVRYSGVRLDSMTLRVDSNPEQLNYMVRAESIRQDTSFKANNVLVAGNVQDNLVNARAANMSAAGEEETAIGVQLKQLANALEMSISPDLILNKDKWTVSPGNYVRYYTASGAVVANGLQLSNGPQSITLQSQSPTNPNSPLNVTLANLDLGYLSRAAMQPDSLVSGQLNGQATLNDIAGNMSFTADLDLTGLKYYNTPVGDVEFQARNTTANRYDLTGRLTGNGNNVTVQGYYLTTAGKPMNFDVNLDQLNLASVQPFTNGLLKNMTGGLLGAVAIRGNFDQPTVNGDLQFRNATFNLAMLNSTYRIPDERLAVNNQGIQFNDFTLLDSLNNEATINGAILTSNFLTYRFNLRAITENFMVMNSTAADNPLYYGRVFANSDTRITGDMNVPVINTNVKIAPNSNFTYVIPDEPIGVDREGIVKFIDVDSTRNRYIARRKALDTADVAETFMQGVELAMTLEVTDATPITVIVDQNAGDNLTIQGNSILNVGYDVTENITLTGRFEVTKGAYELNLYELVQRRFEIEPGSSVVWTGDPFTADSDITAIYNVDAAPLELIQSQVAGIDPSTSGQYRQKLPFDVKLNLTGELMKPAINFNIELDEKRKGAFGGEVDARLEQLSQPTQESERTKQVFSLLVLGRFMAQDPLASSGGGGINSTLRGSASKVLTDQLNNLTGQYLGGLGLELGLNSYDDYSTGNAQSRTDLNIAMQKQLINDRLTVRFGTDVNLEGSSQSQAGNTTSGFAGNVSVEYTITQDGRLRLRAFRENAYEGFIDGQLQRTGLSLLFVREYDSLADLFKNIGKAK